The following are from one region of the Pseudobacteroides sp. genome:
- a CDS encoding GNAT family N-acetyltransferase has protein sequence MNIQSQYVYLKDISYDDIEKILKWYSRVDHFKYATGKDIPVEINELTSIYKESVESDSEFFTGIYKKDSNQMIGILKGRLESTHKNKVWIRTIVIDPHHQRKGYGRESVRLSLSYLKAKGNASEAYLAVAEENVKGRQFWEALGFDFYKKMFSCVKIADKQCEVVIMQKKL, from the coding sequence ATGAATATACAAAGCCAATACGTATATTTAAAGGATATATCTTATGATGATATTGAAAAAATTCTCAAATGGTATAGCCGGGTAGATCATTTTAAGTATGCCACAGGAAAAGATATACCTGTTGAAATAAACGAGTTGACCTCAATATATAAGGAGTCGGTTGAATCGGATAGCGAATTTTTCACAGGGATTTATAAAAAAGACAGTAATCAAATGATAGGAATACTAAAAGGGAGACTAGAGTCTACACATAAAAATAAAGTTTGGATAAGAACAATTGTCATAGACCCTCACCACCAAAGAAAAGGATATGGGAGGGAATCTGTGAGACTAAGCCTTTCTTATCTTAAAGCTAAAGGAAACGCCTCGGAAGCATATTTAGCGGTTGCTGAAGAGAACGTTAAGGGCAGACAGTTTTGGGAGGCATTAGGGTTTGATTTTTATAAAAAGATGTTTAGTTGTGTGAAAATTGCCGATAAACAATGTGAAGTAGTAATAATGCAAAAAAAACTATAA
- a CDS encoding DNA internalization-related competence protein ComEC/Rec2 produces the protein MKRPLLLFSLFLIVGIYVAQFGNLPLFIMTSMLVMSALSIVYLHNKKNIVILIGALIFFFAGAAEFTVINKITLDKFKEFSGKDMQVLGFVCTEPDIKESKTVYTVRTDEIKSEGKSFKIKGKLLVTVPNKDDTPILEYGMDLTVNGKISIPDGKRIPGGFDYRRHLLKSGVSATVYTRGDSIKFMDSSSVNPFVKVGMDLRKRIIGTIKPCLPKEQAALLCGMLIGFTEDMSDEMVDAFSDAGLSHLTAVSGMNIAFIVFPLVFVFKRMRLSQKASNITIIGILIMFLFITGFSPSVTRAVIMAVIILIGQLLRRETDIYTSISFALILLLLYNPYTLFDIGFQLSFAATLSLVLFYKYIKSKLDFKFLPSFVSDVMAATLAAQLGVVPISTMYFNKISIISLISNLVVVPLVEVITILGIIMVIIGQISTFPAELLGLVCNTFLSFILYVAKISSEIPFAVIKITTPSIFGLLIYYLCIIYFLWLKPTYEINLKPRYYVISISIITLIFTVTSFIPKDLKIVFIDVGEGDSQLIVTSDGKTILVDGGGFASKTDFKHNMGDYAVVPFLYDYGVARLDMVISTHGDDDHLQGLLTVFKDIRVDNLIIADGMDLKPYVGLLKLAEAQKTSTKMCKAGDEIVLDSDTRIKVISPIDGVKMTKSPENNGALVFKLNYKGVNVLFTGDIEKEAEKILLDNNADLKANVLKVAHHGSDTSTTEGFLNAVGPNVAIISVGKNNSFGHPSKHVIDRLQAKDVNILRTDIHGTIIMSTNGKDIRVWKTLEE, from the coding sequence ATGAAAAGACCGTTATTGTTATTTTCACTGTTCCTTATTGTGGGTATTTACGTTGCTCAGTTTGGCAATTTGCCTCTATTCATTATGACTTCAATGTTGGTTATGTCTGCTCTTTCGATTGTTTATCTTCATAACAAGAAAAATATTGTTATTCTTATAGGTGCATTGATTTTCTTCTTTGCAGGTGCAGCCGAATTCACAGTAATAAATAAAATCACTCTTGATAAATTCAAGGAATTTTCAGGTAAAGATATGCAGGTATTAGGATTTGTATGCACAGAGCCGGATATTAAAGAGTCTAAGACGGTATACACGGTCAGAACTGATGAGATAAAATCAGAGGGTAAAAGCTTTAAGATAAAGGGGAAGCTTCTTGTTACTGTTCCAAATAAGGATGATACACCGATTTTGGAATATGGGATGGATTTGACTGTTAATGGGAAAATCAGCATTCCTGACGGTAAAAGGATTCCAGGAGGTTTTGACTACAGAAGGCACCTGTTAAAATCAGGAGTTTCAGCAACGGTTTATACAAGGGGTGATAGTATTAAATTTATGGATTCCTCCAGTGTAAACCCCTTTGTTAAGGTTGGGATGGATTTAAGAAAACGGATAATAGGAACAATAAAGCCATGCCTGCCCAAGGAACAAGCTGCACTCCTTTGCGGTATGCTGATAGGATTTACCGAAGATATGAGTGACGAAATGGTGGATGCATTCAGTGATGCCGGTTTGTCACACTTAACTGCAGTTTCAGGTATGAACATCGCCTTTATAGTTTTTCCTCTTGTTTTTGTTTTCAAAAGGATGAGGTTATCGCAAAAGGCATCTAATATCACCATAATTGGTATACTTATCATGTTTCTCTTCATAACAGGGTTTTCACCATCAGTTACAAGGGCTGTAATCATGGCTGTAATAATTCTTATAGGCCAGCTTTTAAGAAGAGAAACGGATATATATACAAGCATATCATTTGCATTAATTCTTCTGCTTTTATACAATCCATACACATTGTTTGACATAGGGTTTCAGCTCTCCTTCGCAGCTACACTTTCACTGGTGCTGTTTTATAAGTACATTAAGAGTAAGCTGGATTTTAAGTTCTTACCTTCTTTTGTTTCAGATGTTATGGCGGCTACCCTAGCAGCCCAATTGGGTGTAGTTCCTATTAGTACTATGTATTTCAATAAAATCTCCATTATATCGCTGATTTCAAATCTAGTAGTTGTTCCTCTGGTTGAGGTCATAACAATACTTGGCATAATAATGGTTATTATAGGGCAAATAAGCACTTTTCCGGCAGAGTTGTTAGGACTGGTATGCAATACATTTCTATCATTTATCCTCTATGTAGCAAAGATATCATCCGAAATACCTTTTGCGGTGATAAAAATAACAACACCTTCAATATTTGGGCTACTAATCTACTATTTGTGCATTATATATTTCCTATGGCTTAAGCCTACATATGAAATAAATCTAAAGCCAAGGTATTATGTCATATCTATATCGATAATTACTTTGATATTCACTGTAACTTCTTTTATTCCGAAGGATTTGAAAATTGTTTTTATTGATGTAGGTGAGGGAGATTCCCAACTAATAGTCACAAGTGATGGCAAAACCATACTTGTAGATGGAGGAGGATTTGCCTCAAAGACAGATTTTAAGCATAATATGGGGGATTATGCGGTGGTCCCGTTTTTATATGACTATGGGGTTGCAAGGTTGGATATGGTCATTTCAACTCACGGTGATGATGACCACCTTCAGGGGTTATTGACGGTCTTTAAGGATATAAGGGTGGATAACCTTATAATAGCTGACGGTATGGATTTAAAGCCTTACGTGGGCCTTTTGAAACTTGCAGAGGCACAAAAGACATCTACTAAAATGTGTAAGGCTGGAGATGAAATTGTTTTGGACAGTGATACCAGGATTAAAGTTATAAGTCCCATTGACGGCGTTAAAATGACCAAATCCCCTGAAAACAATGGTGCCCTTGTGTTTAAACTCAATTATAAAGGTGTAAACGTCCTTTTTACTGGTGATATTGAAAAGGAAGCAGAGAAAATATTATTGGACAACAATGCGGATCTGAAAGCGAATGTTTTAAAAGTTGCACACCATGGGTCGGATACATCTACAACTGAGGGCTTTCTAAATGCTGTTGGCCCGAATGTAGCCATCATCAGTGTTGGGAAGAATAACAGCTTTGGGCATCCTTCAAAGCATGTTATTGATAGGCTTCAAGCTAAAGATGTAAATATTTTAAGGACAGATATTCACGGAACAATCATTATGAGTACAAACGGTAAGGACATCAGGGTGTGGAAGACTTTAGAAGAATAG
- a CDS encoding DUF5050 domain-containing protein produces the protein MKKTLYIFFVIVTFISLSGCQKSDFYNKDFTGMFGNTSENVCQGGLMASTDEYIYLPLKDVVIEISRKTGESVVLENIAPEFGYINVVDGYLFYNASSSEKNRRGLVVQSLDGKFFRQISKTSYYPFIVFEEWIYATNLRGGNLYKINIKNSKITVLAEEPVEEFTLHDNGIFYNNGKELYSISLDGKNKQRLLSDVELKSLIYIKKDNTLIFINSSQKNQICSFNINTKELSYIKNGEYKLIQMFGDNEIVALDSTGLMQSFSLLDGHVDMEISGVTNFQIFDQTLYYFDESKSVYCITGKNQKPTIVYSSEGEISN, from the coding sequence ATGAAAAAAACATTATATATATTTTTTGTAATTGTCACATTTATTTCATTATCAGGATGCCAAAAGTCTGACTTTTACAATAAAGATTTTACGGGAATGTTTGGTAATACATCAGAAAACGTTTGTCAGGGAGGCCTAATGGCAAGCACAGACGAATACATATATCTTCCACTAAAAGACGTTGTCATAGAAATAAGCAGAAAAACTGGAGAGTCTGTAGTGTTGGAGAACATCGCCCCTGAGTTTGGATATATCAATGTAGTCGATGGGTATTTATTTTATAATGCGAGCAGTAGTGAGAAAAATAGAAGAGGGCTTGTTGTCCAATCATTAGATGGTAAGTTTTTCAGACAGATTTCAAAAACGAGTTACTACCCATTTATAGTTTTCGAAGAATGGATATATGCCACAAATTTACGAGGGGGAAATCTTTATAAAATTAATATTAAAAATTCAAAAATCACTGTGCTTGCTGAAGAACCGGTAGAAGAATTCACCTTGCACGACAATGGTATATTTTATAATAATGGCAAGGAGCTTTATTCAATTAGCCTTGACGGGAAAAATAAGCAGAGGTTACTATCTGACGTGGAATTAAAATCACTAATATACATAAAGAAGGATAATACCCTTATATTTATAAATTCCTCTCAAAAAAATCAAATATGCTCATTTAATATAAATACTAAGGAACTTTCCTACATAAAAAATGGTGAGTATAAGCTTATCCAGATGTTTGGGGATAATGAAATCGTAGCTTTGGATAGTACTGGATTAATGCAGTCTTTTTCATTGCTTGATGGACACGTTGATATGGAAATATCAGGAGTGACTAATTTTCAGATTTTTGATCAGACCTTGTATTATTTCGACGAATCAAAATCCGTGTATTGCATCACTGGGAAAAATCAAAAGCCAACTATAGTTTATTCTTCAGAAGGGGAAATCTCAAACTAA
- a CDS encoding SH3 domain-containing protein, whose protein sequence is MFSFKRALTCVSVSLALSFAVAAYAGAEGNQTGVVKGDILNIRKSPSTSSEVLEQLEKGMKVTIISSSNGWYKVSYNGITGWVSSEFVTVKQVSSSSATINEDDVNLREKATTDALVLKTFSKGTSVSVLSSSDNWYKVRTSDGKIGWVFKDFVSVKSTGSSTVSPTKSSSAKKTTSRGTTEQQRDISQSDDDGKEDAVTDSVSDTRQQLIAYAKKFLGVRYVYGGSSPKGFDCSGFVLYVNNHFGINLERVAADQAKQGTKVSRANLRPGDLVFFDTNGGRNYINHVGIYIGDGMFIHASSGSNARKVVISNLGEGFYSNAYMSARRFLK, encoded by the coding sequence ATGTTTAGTTTCAAAAGGGCACTTACTTGTGTAAGTGTGTCTCTAGCGTTGTCTTTTGCAGTAGCAGCATATGCCGGTGCAGAAGGTAACCAAACAGGTGTTGTTAAAGGTGACATATTAAATATCAGAAAGTCACCAAGTACTTCTTCAGAGGTTCTCGAACAGTTAGAAAAAGGGATGAAGGTTACAATTATCAGCAGTAGCAACGGATGGTACAAAGTATCATACAATGGTATTACTGGGTGGGTTAGCAGTGAATTTGTTACTGTAAAGCAAGTTTCATCCAGCTCAGCAACAATTAATGAAGATGACGTCAACTTAAGAGAGAAGGCAACTACTGATGCTTTAGTACTTAAAACATTCAGCAAAGGAACAAGTGTTAGTGTATTAAGTTCTTCAGACAACTGGTATAAGGTTCGTACTTCTGATGGGAAAATAGGTTGGGTTTTCAAAGATTTTGTCAGTGTAAAATCAACTGGTTCCAGTACTGTCAGCCCTACAAAATCATCTTCAGCTAAAAAGACTACATCAAGGGGTACAACAGAACAACAAAGAGATATCTCCCAATCAGATGATGACGGTAAGGAAGATGCAGTTACTGATTCTGTGTCCGATACCCGCCAGCAGCTTATTGCATATGCAAAGAAGTTTCTGGGTGTGAGATATGTTTATGGTGGAAGTTCACCAAAAGGGTTTGATTGTTCCGGCTTTGTTTTATATGTTAACAATCATTTCGGTATTAACTTGGAACGCGTTGCGGCCGACCAGGCTAAACAGGGAACCAAGGTAAGCAGAGCGAACTTAAGACCTGGTGATCTTGTATTCTTTGATACAAATGGTGGAAGAAATTATATTAATCACGTAGGAATCTATATTGGTGATGGCATGTTTATTCATGCTTCATCAGGTTCGAATGCTCGTAAAGTTGTTATAAGCAATCTGGGTGAAGGTTTTTATTCCAATGCTTATATGAGTGCAAGAAGGTTTTTGAAATAA